Below is a genomic region from Streptomyces sp. NBC_00461.
TGCCTCGCCGAAGCGGGGGGCCAGGTCGAGGAGCCGGTTCGCACTCTCCGTGCCGTTGCGCCCGGGCACCAGCCCGTCGGTGTGCAGCAGGAGCAGGTCGCCTGTCTCGAGGGTCTCTTCGACCTGCTCGTAGGAGGCACCCGAGGTCGCGCCGAGCAGGACGCCGTCCGGTGCGTGCAGCCTGCGCCCCGTCCCGTTGCGGAACAGTAGCGGGGCGGGGTGTCCGGCTTGTGCCCACGTCAGTGTGCGGGTGGCGGGGCGGTAGCGGCAGCAGACGGCGCTGCCGAGGGCGGGTTGCACGGTGGCGTCGAGTAACTGGTTGAGCCAGGACATCAGTTGGCCGGGTTCGGTGCCGGCCATCGCCATGCCGCGTACGGCGCCCAGCAGCGTCGCCATGCCCGAGGTGACGGCGACGCCGTGTCCGGTGAGGTCGCCGACGCTGAGCAGCGTCTGGCCGTCGGGCAGTTCCAGCGCGTCGTACCAGTCGCCGCCGATCAGTGCGCTCGTCGACGACGGCAGATAGTGCGCCGCCAGATCCAGTGTCTCGGGGCCGTGGTGCGGGAGCCGCAGGGAGCCACGCCACGGCGGCAGCACGGCCTCCTGCAGCTCGACCGCGAGCCGGTGCTCGGTCTGCGCGCGGTGCTGGTGGCTCTGCAGCGAGTCACGGGTCTCGCTCACCACCTTCTGGCTGCGGCGCAGTTCACTGACGTCACGCAGTACGGCCCACATCGAGGCGGTGCTGCCGTCGGTGTCGAGCACGGGCTCGCCCATCATGTGCACCGCGCGCACCTCGCCGTCGGGGCGCACGACGCGGAACTCACCGTCGATGGGCTTGGCGTCGACCAGGCAGTCCGTGACCATCGCCGTCAGCTTCGCGCGATCCTCGTCCAGTACCAGGGACGGCAGTTCGTCGAGGGTGAGCGGGGGAGCGGCGGGGTCGCGGCCCAGGATCTGGTAGAGCTCGCCGGACCAACTCGCCTCGTCCGTCAGCAGGTTCCACTCGGCGCTGCCGACCCGGCTGAGCAGTGAGCCGCGCCGGGGAGCGTGCGGCACGGCACGGACAGGTGCCGACTCCGCGATCGGGGGCACGGGGGTCGGGCCGTCCCGCAGCTGCCCCAAGTGGGCGGTGAGGTCGGTGAGTTGGTGCAGCGCCAGATCGCACAGCGCGCGCTGCCACCGCTCCTGGGGGTCCGAACCGTCGCTGTGCGCGTCCCGCCGTACGGCGTCCACCTCGCCCTTGAGCCGGCGAGTCTGCGATATCAACGCGTCGACCGAGCCGCGTCCTGGCGGCTGGGCGGCTGGGTGATCCGCAGAGAGATGGGACGACATGACGCACTCCGATGCGGGACGGTACGACCGGGGCTGACGGCTTGGGGACCGTTACGACTGTGGCACAGCCCGCGACGCCCTGTAAGGGATTCGGCAACACCCGATACGGTGGTGCTTCTGGCATATGCCACAGTCTTCACGGAGCGACCGTGCGGTGCGGATGGCGTACGCCGCTGACGGGCCAAGTCGTAGGCAGAGTACGCGATTTGATGTCTCGGTGAGGACTCCCGGTGGGCGTTCAAGCGCACGTTCGACGGCTGCTTGTTCTATGGGGTCTCAGTGATCCCGCCTCGCCTCATGCGCGGCAGGAAAGGCTCTGGCTGCCAAGTGACGCAGGTCACACAAACCCGCAAGCGCTTCCACGTAATGCGAACGGCACTTGGGTGCTCGTACAAGCACACCGGTCAATCCGGCCGACCTCCTACCGCAGCGGAGACCGACCATGGACATCACCCTCCGACAACCCGCCCACGGCCGTCTGATCACCGCCGACGAGCAGGAGCTCCCCG
It encodes:
- a CDS encoding PP2C family protein-serine/threonine phosphatase, translating into MSSHLSADHPAAQPPGRGSVDALISQTRRLKGEVDAVRRDAHSDGSDPQERWQRALCDLALHQLTDLTAHLGQLRDGPTPVPPIAESAPVRAVPHAPRRGSLLSRVGSAEWNLLTDEASWSGELYQILGRDPAAPPLTLDELPSLVLDEDRAKLTAMVTDCLVDAKPIDGEFRVVRPDGEVRAVHMMGEPVLDTDGSTASMWAVLRDVSELRRSQKVVSETRDSLQSHQHRAQTEHRLAVELQEAVLPPWRGSLRLPHHGPETLDLAAHYLPSSTSALIGGDWYDALELPDGQTLLSVGDLTGHGVAVTSGMATLLGAVRGMAMAGTEPGQLMSWLNQLLDATVQPALGSAVCCRYRPATRTLTWAQAGHPAPLLFRNGTGRRLHAPDGVLLGATSGASYEQVEETLETGDLLLLHTDGLVPGRNGTESANRLLDLAPRFGEARTAQDCVRMVMEEFGEADRQDDACVLLAKVM